The proteins below come from a single Streptomyces sp. B3I8 genomic window:
- a CDS encoding LuxR C-terminal-related transcriptional regulator, which translates to MDNVPLDRPLGRTRSARPGSVSAGALLRARVRRRSGIAGLRAVVATDRTTRAPDGTSTDPLGDPYLLTRFAFPARPATFLRRQRLVARLNQALRTPLTLVNGPAGAGKTLLVADWAAGLPSPVAWLTVEAGDHRPGVFWAYVFESLRVNGARAAGAVGAPADPADVGRGLLASLAAELNDRDRPVVLVLDEYDRMTAPEVAEQLEFVLHHAGRGLRLVLVTRTEPLLPLHRYRAADELTELRGAELSFTSEEADALLRLHGLRLPAHAASALVERTRGWAAGLRLSALAAQESADPERFLKEFEAGRSTVADFLLAEVLKGRTREAQDLLMRVSVLDRFCPDLADALTLRNDAEPLLAELHRQNAFIERLGHSWYRLHPLFREILRAHLRERLPGTETELHLRAARWLRRSGIVEETLVHGAAGGDFDLAAGALVDNLAIGEFFTGLRSDSLAQLFAGMGPEAGSAASDLVRAAGALARRDLDRGLCRLRRAQEQLSDAGDGPDLAAARLSCTLLEALAARLTGCPPRAERAAATAEELRRDLPDRLLDEHPELTALLLTHVGSVRLWEGHFDHARAALTRGAGVPSGSATVVPRTESMGHLALADYLNGWLGRAERRALAAVSEGELAGLHRPPGAGLGRLVLAAVAVDRQELGRARALLDETALLPAREHDPVPTAGRALVASRLLLADGETPAAAEAAEPAVSAAVASPWARSHAAVVRSAACLADGRPDEAVRFLDGVLGDQPLYAVEAAAIQVAAGHPDSAAELLDAVRAGGRAGPAVGVGAALVRARAAQESGESDTARRLVARALLDARRERLRRPFLQGGDWIRPLLATAPLRELAEGWLLPGRPGGHGGPRRPVSDPPPLVPVELSTRERDVLRRLARMMTTEEIAADMYVSVNTVKTHLKSTYRKLAVNRRGDAVNRARELGQL; encoded by the coding sequence ATGGACAATGTGCCGCTGGATCGCCCGCTCGGGCGCACTCGATCCGCCCGGCCGGGCTCCGTGTCGGCCGGAGCACTCCTTCGGGCCCGCGTACGCCGACGGTCCGGGATCGCGGGGCTGAGGGCCGTGGTGGCGACCGACCGCACGACCCGGGCACCGGACGGGACGAGCACCGACCCGCTGGGCGATCCGTACCTGCTCACACGGTTCGCTTTTCCGGCGCGGCCTGCGACCTTCCTGCGGCGGCAGCGGCTCGTCGCGCGCCTGAATCAGGCTCTGCGCACACCGCTGACGCTGGTCAACGGCCCGGCGGGGGCCGGCAAGACACTGCTGGTGGCCGACTGGGCCGCGGGGCTGCCGTCGCCGGTCGCCTGGCTGACCGTCGAGGCGGGGGATCACCGGCCGGGGGTCTTCTGGGCCTACGTCTTCGAGTCCCTGCGCGTCAACGGGGCACGGGCCGCCGGTGCCGTCGGGGCCCCCGCGGACCCGGCCGATGTGGGACGCGGACTGCTGGCCTCGCTCGCCGCCGAGTTGAACGACCGCGACCGGCCCGTGGTCCTCGTGCTCGACGAGTACGACCGCATGACCGCGCCCGAGGTCGCGGAACAGCTGGAATTCGTCCTGCACCACGCCGGACGGGGACTGCGCCTGGTCCTCGTCACCCGCACCGAACCGCTGTTGCCGCTGCACCGCTACCGGGCCGCCGACGAGCTGACCGAGCTGCGCGGCGCCGAACTGTCCTTCACCTCGGAGGAGGCCGACGCGCTGCTGCGGCTGCACGGACTGCGCCTTCCCGCGCATGCCGCGTCCGCCCTGGTGGAGCGCACCCGGGGCTGGGCCGCCGGGCTGCGGCTGTCGGCCCTGGCGGCCCAGGAGAGCGCCGACCCGGAGCGGTTCCTGAAGGAGTTCGAGGCGGGCCGCAGCACGGTCGCGGACTTCCTGCTGGCCGAGGTCCTGAAGGGGAGGACGCGGGAGGCGCAGGACCTGCTGATGCGGGTCAGCGTCCTGGACCGCTTCTGCCCGGACCTGGCCGACGCCCTCACCCTGCGCAACGACGCCGAACCGCTCCTCGCCGAGCTGCACCGGCAGAACGCGTTCATCGAGCGGCTGGGGCACTCCTGGTACCGGCTGCATCCGCTCTTCCGGGAGATACTCCGGGCCCACCTGCGCGAGCGGCTGCCCGGCACGGAGACGGAACTGCACCTGCGGGCCGCCCGATGGCTGCGCCGTTCCGGCATCGTCGAGGAGACGCTCGTCCACGGCGCCGCGGGTGGCGACTTCGATCTGGCCGCCGGCGCGCTCGTCGACAATCTGGCGATCGGCGAGTTCTTCACGGGCCTGCGCTCGGACTCCCTGGCCCAGCTCTTCGCCGGCATGGGGCCCGAGGCGGGGAGCGCGGCGAGCGACCTCGTGCGGGCGGCGGGCGCGCTGGCCCGACGCGACCTCGACCGCGGACTGTGCCGGCTGCGGCGGGCTCAGGAACAGTTGTCCGACGCCGGAGACGGCCCTGACCTGGCGGCGGCCCGGCTGAGCTGCACACTCCTCGAGGCGCTCGCGGCCCGGCTCACCGGATGCCCCCCGAGGGCCGAGCGGGCCGCCGCGACCGCCGAGGAACTGCGCCGGGATCTGCCGGACCGGCTGCTGGACGAGCATCCGGAACTGACCGCCCTGCTGCTGACGCACGTGGGTTCGGTCCGTCTGTGGGAAGGGCACTTCGACCACGCACGTGCCGCGCTGACCCGTGGTGCCGGTGTTCCGAGCGGGTCCGCCACCGTGGTGCCCCGTACGGAGTCGATGGGGCACCTGGCTCTGGCCGACTACCTGAACGGCTGGCTCGGCCGGGCCGAACGCAGGGCGCTGGCCGCGGTGTCCGAGGGGGAGCTGGCGGGTCTGCACCGGCCTCCCGGTGCCGGCCTCGGCCGGCTGGTCCTGGCGGCGGTGGCCGTGGACCGTCAGGAACTGGGCCGGGCCCGGGCCCTGCTCGACGAGACGGCCCTGCTCCCGGCCCGGGAGCACGATCCCGTGCCGACGGCGGGCCGGGCACTTGTCGCGTCACGCCTTCTCCTCGCCGACGGGGAGACGCCCGCCGCCGCGGAGGCCGCGGAGCCGGCCGTGTCCGCGGCCGTGGCGTCCCCCTGGGCGCGGAGCCACGCGGCGGTCGTCCGTTCCGCCGCCTGTCTCGCCGACGGGCGACCGGACGAGGCCGTGCGGTTCCTCGACGGCGTCCTCGGCGACCAGCCGCTGTACGCGGTGGAAGCGGCGGCGATCCAGGTCGCCGCGGGGCACCCCGACTCGGCGGCCGAACTGCTCGACGCCGTCCGTGCCGGGGGACGCGCCGGACCCGCGGTGGGTGTGGGGGCGGCGCTGGTGCGGGCCCGGGCGGCGCAGGAGTCGGGGGAGAGCGACACCGCTCGCAGACTCGTCGCCCGTGCCCTTCTCGACGCCCGGCGCGAGCGTCTGCGGCGCCCCTTCCTCCAGGGAGGGGACTGGATCAGGCCGCTGCTGGCCACGGCCCCGCTGCGCGAACTCGCCGAGGGCTGGCTCCTGCCCGGCCGGCCGGGAGGGCACGGCGGGCCGCGGCGGCCCGTGTCCGATCCCCCACCCCTGGTGCCGGTGGAGCTGAGCACACGCGAGCGTGACGTCCTGCGGCGGCTGGCGCGCATGATGACCACGGAGGAGATCGCGGCCGACATGTACGTGTCGGTGAACACGGTCAAGACCCACCTCAAGAGCACGTACCGGAAGCTGGCGGTGAACCGGCGCGGCGACGCGGTGAACCGCGCCCGCGAGCTCGGCCAGCTGTGA
- a CDS encoding diacylglycerol kinase family protein — protein sequence MGSRGDEPNAPRAAGGPGGHSAARARVALLLLLGGVLTPLVAAGPRSVLWVLVGIAGLVLAAVGVWWALAHTGLARMVGTVLSVAAPLTVLALYATADLLGPALVSLGLLALAVLAARSALAPAPPAFEATAVTPRHPWVLMNRRSGGGKVDRFRLADKARAAGCRVHVLGPGQDVTALARQAVADGADLLGVAGGDGTQALVADVAARHDVPFVVIPAGTRNHFALDLGLDRDDPTAALEALTAGVELRVDLGYAADRVFVNNASFGTYAAVVNDPAYRAAKARTVWQTLPGLLTGDNAPALRMTADGRHVTGLQALLVSNNPYGHAAEVSRPGRRERLDTGLLGVACVRVGSTTEAARLASRPRSGGLVRLTADEVVVEAGTTTLPVGIDGEYVDLPSPVVCRSAPGALRVRVPRHRPGGSRPRGPAPDWPRVARLALGRPPPRLGWS from the coding sequence GTGGGGTCACGAGGCGACGAGCCGAACGCGCCGCGAGCGGCGGGCGGGCCGGGCGGTCACAGTGCCGCGCGAGCCCGCGTCGCCCTGCTCCTCCTGCTGGGCGGCGTCCTGACACCGCTCGTCGCCGCCGGTCCGCGCAGCGTGCTGTGGGTCCTGGTCGGCATCGCGGGACTCGTGCTCGCGGCCGTCGGCGTGTGGTGGGCCCTGGCACACACCGGTCTCGCCCGCATGGTCGGAACGGTCCTGTCGGTGGCCGCGCCCCTCACCGTCCTCGCGCTCTACGCCACGGCCGACCTGCTGGGCCCCGCCCTGGTATCGCTGGGCCTGCTGGCACTGGCCGTCCTCGCGGCACGCTCGGCCCTGGCGCCCGCTCCCCCGGCCTTTGAAGCGACCGCCGTGACGCCGCGGCACCCGTGGGTGCTCATGAACCGCCGATCCGGCGGCGGCAAGGTGGACCGGTTCCGTCTGGCGGACAAGGCACGGGCCGCTGGCTGCCGTGTGCACGTGCTCGGCCCCGGTCAGGACGTCACCGCGCTGGCCCGGCAGGCCGTCGCCGACGGGGCGGACCTGCTGGGGGTGGCGGGCGGCGACGGCACCCAGGCGCTGGTCGCCGACGTCGCCGCCCGCCACGACGTGCCGTTCGTGGTGATCCCGGCCGGAACCCGCAACCACTTCGCCCTCGACCTCGGCCTCGACCGCGACGATCCGACAGCGGCGTTGGAAGCCCTGACCGCAGGTGTGGAACTCCGCGTCGACCTGGGATACGCCGCGGACCGCGTCTTCGTCAACAACGCCTCCTTCGGCACGTACGCGGCCGTCGTCAACGACCCCGCCTACCGGGCCGCGAAAGCCCGTACGGTCTGGCAGACCCTCCCCGGACTGCTCACCGGCGACAACGCACCCGCTCTGCGCATGACGGCCGACGGACGGCACGTGACCGGCCTCCAGGCACTGCTCGTCAGCAACAACCCCTACGGACACGCCGCTGAGGTGTCGCGCCCGGGGCGCAGGGAGCGGTTGGACACAGGACTCCTCGGTGTGGCGTGCGTCCGGGTCGGCAGCACCACCGAGGCGGCGCGCCTGGCGAGCCGCCCCCGCTCCGGGGGCCTCGTCCGGCTCACCGCCGACGAGGTCGTCGTCGAGGCCGGCACCACCACCCTGCCCGTCGGCATCGACGGGGAGTACGTCGACCTGCCCTCTCCCGTGGTGTGCCGCAGCGCGCCCGGAGCACTGCGGGTGCGCGTGCCACGCCACCGGCCCGGTGGATCGAGGCCCCGGGGGCCGGCGCCCGACTGGCCGCGCGTGGCCCGGCTGGCACTGGGCCGGCCGCCGCCCCGCCTGGGGTGGTCCTGA
- a CDS encoding potassium channel family protein codes for MSETTTHDGDRTPSGPAGHGGHRSRRAAAVTLVRAVFIAAGLVAAYYLLPLDERLTVGTSVLLACGLLAVLLVFTWEVRAITRSPHPRLRAVEGLAATLSLFLVLFAGSYYLLDRSAPGSFSEPLARTDALYFTLTTFTTVGFGDITARSRTGRILTMVQMMGGLLLVGVAARVLASAVQEGLHRQRRDHTDPGEGPTEQGPTEQGPTEQGPTGQGPTGQGPTGQEAGP; via the coding sequence ATGAGTGAGACGACCACGCACGACGGGGACCGGACCCCGTCCGGGCCGGCCGGCCACGGCGGGCACCGCTCCCGACGGGCCGCCGCCGTCACCCTCGTGCGCGCCGTGTTCATCGCCGCCGGCCTCGTCGCCGCCTACTACCTGCTGCCGCTGGACGAGCGGCTCACCGTCGGCACGTCGGTACTGCTGGCATGCGGCCTGTTGGCGGTCCTCCTGGTGTTCACCTGGGAGGTGCGGGCCATCACACGCTCTCCCCACCCGCGGCTGAGAGCCGTCGAGGGCCTGGCGGCCACGCTGTCGCTGTTCCTGGTCCTCTTCGCCGGCTCCTACTACCTGCTGGACCGCTCCGCGCCCGGCTCCTTCAGCGAACCGCTGGCCCGGACGGACGCGTTGTACTTCACCCTGACCACGTTCACCACCGTCGGCTTCGGAGACATCACGGCACGCTCCCGGACGGGGCGCATCCTCACGATGGTGCAGATGATGGGAGGGCTGCTGCTCGTCGGGGTCGCCGCCCGGGTGCTGGCGAGCGCGGTGCAGGAAGGTCTCCACCGGCAGCGACGGGACCACACCGACCCCGGTGAGGGACCGACGGAGCAGGGGCCGACGGAGCAGGGGCCGACGGAGCAGGGGCCGACGGGGCAGGGGCCGACGGGGCAGGGGCCGACGGGGCAGGAAGCCGGACCGTGA
- a CDS encoding SHOCT domain-containing protein has product MSAQTYLAYDYPLLGAFWTILMIFLWIMWFVLLLRIVTDIFRDDGLSGWAKAGWLVFCILLPFLGVFVYVIARGRNMGRRETTRARAQQEEFNAYVRKTAAGGSSSADELARLSEIRDRGAITDEEFRRAKELVLSGNGHPGRAETVGTAGTGASAR; this is encoded by the coding sequence ATGAGCGCACAGACCTATCTGGCGTACGACTATCCGCTGCTGGGGGCCTTCTGGACGATTCTGATGATCTTCCTGTGGATCATGTGGTTCGTCCTGCTCCTCCGCATCGTCACCGACATCTTCCGGGACGACGGGCTGAGCGGCTGGGCGAAGGCCGGCTGGCTGGTGTTCTGCATCCTCCTGCCCTTCCTCGGCGTGTTCGTCTACGTGATCGCCCGCGGCAGGAACATGGGGCGCCGCGAGACGACGCGGGCCCGCGCGCAGCAGGAGGAGTTCAACGCCTACGTCAGGAAGACCGCGGCCGGCGGATCCAGCAGCGCCGACGAGCTGGCCCGGCTCTCCGAGATCCGGGACCGGGGTGCCATCACGGACGAGGAGTTCCGCAGGGCGAAGGAACTGGTCCTGTCCGGCAACGGCCACCCAGGACGCGCGGAGACCGTCGGCACCGCAGGCACCGGCGCCTCCGCACGCTGA
- a CDS encoding SHOCT domain-containing protein codes for MTAQTYLAYDYPLLGAFWTMLVIFLWIMWFALLFRVVADIFRDDDLSGWGKAGWLVLCVVLPFLGVFLYVIARGRNMGRREAMRVRAQREEADSYIRMTAAGGSSSVDELARLSEIRNQGVLTDEEFRRAKDLVLSGRGPAERAGTAGTGASAR; via the coding sequence ATGACCGCACAGACGTATCTCGCTTACGACTACCCCCTGCTGGGGGCCTTCTGGACCATGCTGGTGATCTTCCTGTGGATCATGTGGTTCGCCCTGCTCTTCCGTGTCGTCGCCGACATCTTCCGGGACGACGACCTGAGCGGCTGGGGAAAGGCCGGCTGGCTGGTGCTCTGCGTCGTCCTGCCCTTCCTGGGCGTGTTCCTCTACGTGATCGCCCGCGGCAGGAACATGGGGCGCCGGGAGGCGATGCGTGTCCGTGCGCAGCGGGAGGAGGCCGACAGCTACATCAGGATGACCGCGGCCGGCGGGTCCAGCAGTGTGGACGAGCTGGCCCGGCTCTCCGAGATCCGTAACCAGGGCGTTCTCACGGACGAGGAGTTCCGCAGGGCGAAGGACCTGGTCCTCTCCGGTCGGGGCCCGGCGGAACGCGCGGGCACGGCAGGCACCGGCGCCTCCGCCCGCTGA
- a CDS encoding N-6 DNA methylase translates to MTDDSASSAGPLVTGAEIARLAGVTRAAVSNWRRRYDDFPAPAGGAANSPLFALAEVQEWLDRQRKGQEVSPEVELWQTLRAVYGEQMVTGLAAVAAALREEHAAPGGVPGAKLPDEIATRVRELARTETPVTLVNGLTERLLDSARRAGSDQVTSERVVRAVRHFAPELPGDATVFDPAGGIGVLLLAVAPEAGTRCYGQELDADSSRFAQLRAELLGRSGVRVMAGDSLRADAWPDLKAQLVVCDPPAGVTEWGREELLLDSRWELGTPSKAEGELAWLQHAYAHTEPGGHVLMVMPASVAYRKAGRRIRSELVRRGIVRQVVALPPGTATSHALPVHLWCLRRPESAARTDTHQTVRMVDLTGNSPDGSLEPGPDQVAEVPLIELLDDIVDLTPGSHLRPRERDYAGEYATLREELEDRVRGLAAVLPELAAGGGPGSPAGATTSVADLARAGLVAYDGPMPVSASEQLDTDYLQGFLRSSLNTRRSTTAGGTYRLDGRGSRIPRMTIDEQRRYGSAFRALSAFEEGVREIGELSRRLAEVAREGIATGALAPPQEQEKQQQEK, encoded by the coding sequence ATGACGGATGATTCCGCTTCCTCGGCCGGGCCCCTTGTCACCGGTGCCGAGATCGCTCGGTTGGCCGGGGTCACCCGGGCCGCCGTCTCCAACTGGCGTCGGCGGTACGACGACTTCCCCGCACCGGCGGGAGGCGCCGCGAACAGTCCGCTCTTCGCGCTCGCCGAAGTCCAGGAATGGCTGGACAGGCAGCGCAAGGGCCAGGAGGTGTCGCCCGAGGTCGAGCTCTGGCAGACCCTGCGGGCCGTGTACGGGGAGCAGATGGTCACGGGGCTGGCGGCGGTGGCCGCGGCGCTCCGCGAAGAGCACGCGGCGCCCGGCGGAGTACCCGGGGCAAAGCTGCCGGACGAGATCGCCACCCGGGTACGGGAGCTGGCGCGCACCGAAACGCCCGTCACTCTCGTGAACGGGCTGACGGAACGGCTGTTGGACTCCGCTCGGCGCGCGGGGTCGGACCAGGTGACGTCCGAACGCGTGGTGCGGGCGGTGCGTCACTTCGCCCCCGAACTGCCCGGCGACGCCACGGTGTTCGACCCGGCCGGCGGCATCGGGGTGCTGCTGCTGGCCGTGGCCCCCGAGGCGGGGACGCGTTGCTACGGACAGGAGCTGGACGCGGACAGCTCCCGTTTCGCGCAGCTGCGCGCCGAACTCCTGGGCCGGTCGGGCGTGCGCGTCATGGCGGGGGACTCACTGCGCGCGGACGCGTGGCCGGACCTCAAGGCACAGCTGGTCGTCTGCGATCCGCCGGCCGGTGTGACCGAGTGGGGGCGGGAGGAACTGCTGCTCGACTCCCGCTGGGAACTCGGCACCCCGTCCAAGGCCGAGGGTGAACTCGCCTGGCTCCAGCACGCCTACGCGCACACGGAGCCGGGCGGCCACGTCCTCATGGTCATGCCCGCATCGGTCGCCTACCGCAAGGCGGGCCGCCGCATCCGGTCGGAACTCGTACGCCGGGGCATCGTGCGTCAAGTGGTCGCCCTGCCGCCCGGGACGGCGACCTCGCACGCACTGCCCGTCCACCTGTGGTGTCTGCGGCGTCCCGAGAGCGCGGCACGTACGGACACCCACCAGACGGTGCGCATGGTCGACCTGACCGGCAACAGCCCCGACGGCAGCCTCGAACCGGGCCCCGACCAGGTCGCCGAGGTGCCCCTCATCGAGCTCCTCGACGACATCGTCGACCTGACCCCAGGCAGCCACCTCCGGCCCCGGGAACGGGACTACGCGGGTGAATACGCCACCCTGCGCGAGGAGTTGGAGGACAGGGTCCGCGGACTGGCCGCCGTCCTGCCCGAGCTCGCGGCGGGTGGCGGGCCGGGCTCACCGGCCGGTGCCACCACCAGCGTGGCGGATCTCGCCCGCGCCGGGCTCGTCGCGTACGACGGTCCGATGCCGGTGTCGGCCAGCGAACAACTCGACACCGACTACCTCCAGGGGTTCCTGCGCAGCTCCCTCAACACCCGTCGCTCCACGACCGCCGGCGGGACCTACCGTCTCGACGGCAGGGGTTCGCGCATTCCCCGCATGACCATCGACGAGCAGCGCCGGTACGGTTCCGCCTTCCGAGCACTGTCCGCGTTCGAGGAAGGGGTGCGCGAGATCGGCGAGTTGAGCCGGCGGCTCGCCGAGGTCGCCCGCGAGGGCATCGCCACGGGAGCCCTGGCCCCACCGCAGGAGCAGGAGAAGCAGCAGCAGGAGAAGTGA